Part of the Camelus dromedarius isolate mCamDro1 chromosome 11, mCamDro1.pat, whole genome shotgun sequence genome is shown below.
GCGGGCCAGGTccctgggctgggcaggctggGGGTGAAGGGGTCCGTGGAGGGGGGAGCAGGACCCCCGGTGAGGAGAAGAGAGGCTTTGAGTGAGTGTTGTCAGAGCGCTTCCTTGCTGGAGATCTTGTGTGTGGAGACCAGGCTGGTGCCCGCCAAGCAACACAGGCGCCAACAGGCAGCGAGGCCTGCAGCCTCACGCGCACGCCTTGCAGCTCAGCCTACGACACACAGTTGCGTCAGAGAGTGGCGGTGAAGAAGCTGGCGCGCCCCTTCCAGTCGCTGATCCATGCGCGGAGGACTTACCGCGAGCTGCGGCTGCTCAAACACCTGAAGCACGAAAATGTGAGCCGGTTGTAGGGTGGCGGCGAGGAGGAGGGCAGCCGAgcagggatggggggaggggggacggAAGGCTGACAGAGAGGTCGGATGTGGGGGGACGCCCGCGTCTTCACTGCCCTCTGCACCCAGGTCATCGGGCTGCTGGACGTGTTCACGCCGGCCACCTCCATCAAGGACTTCAGCGAAGTGTGAGCAGCGGCGAGagtgtgtggggggagggcacAGGGGTGGGGCACTCTAGGCTGATCCCTGACCCTTCCCAGGTACCTGGTGACCACGCTGATGGGCGCCGACCTGAACAACATCGTCAAGTGTCAGGCGCTGAGCGACGAGCATGTCCAGTTCCTCGTGTACCAGCTGTTGCGTGGGCTGAAGGTGGGCGCGGGAGCAGAGGTCAGAGCAGGAGGGCGGGCAGCAGCCATGGGCAGACCCTGACCCTGCCGTCTCACCCTCGCAGTACATCCACTCGGCGGGGATCATCCACAGGGTAGGTGCTGCGCAGGCGAGGGTGGGGGtcctgcagctgctgcttctgcGCTCACGCAGCACCTGCCCCGCAGGACCTGAAGCCCAGCAACGTGGCTGTGAACGAGGACTGCGAGCTGAGGGTGAGCGGCAGGGGCACCCCGGTGGGCAGGGAAGAGTGACACGGGGGTGTTGACATCCTTGCGGGTCACCCTAGATCCTGGACTTTGGGCTCGCGCGTCAGGCTGACGAGGAAATGACTGGCTATGTGGCCACGCGCTGGTACCGTGCACCTGAAATCATGCTCAACTGGATGCATTACAACCAGACAGGTGATGTCACCCTGGGTCGGTGCAGCCTGGTGGGAGCGGAGggcctgggaaggggtggggggtgggaccCAGAGGCCAAAGACTTTAGGGTGTGTGTCCAGTCTTGGGGGACAAAGTCTGGGACCAGCATTCAAAAACAGACCTTCaatgtggtggggagggtacagctcagtggtagtgcgcgtgcttaacatgcaggaggtcctgggttcaatcctcagtgcctccattataaacaaacaaataaacaaacaaacagctaattaaccccctcccccacacaaaaTAGACCTTCAAGAAAGGCAGAACATGGTGGGTCTAGGGCTAACCCTTTCCCCGGGGTTGTGTCTAGAGGAGAGAGGCCTGCCTTTGGGCTTAGGTGTGACTGAAGGGCCACTGGGCTGGTGCAGTCCCAGCGGCCCCCAGCTCTCCAAGGAGGGACTCGGGGTGGGCGGACTGATGGAGACGCCTCCTCCAACAGTGGACATCTGGTCTGTGGGCTGCATCATGGCTGAGCTGCTCCAGGGAAAGGCCCTCTTCCCAGGAAACGACTGTATCCTTGGCCCAGTTAGGGAGGAGGGTTGAGCCAGGGTCCCCTCCAGTGGGTGGGGGTCGAGGAAGGTGGGCCTGGCCTTTCTGGCCAGCCTTACCTCCCCTGCCCGACACTGTGCCACCTTGGGCTCACTATCACCAGCTATGGAAGTGCAGGTTCTGGGCAGTGCCCCGAGGTCTGGAGTCTAGAGCCCAGGAAGAGTCCATGCCTGGCCGTTGGGTCTTTCCTGAGCCCGGCAGACATTGACCAGCTGAAGCGCATCATGGAGGTGGTGGGCACCCCCAGCCCTGAGGTTCTGGCAAAGATATCCTCGGAACATGTGAGTCACCGGGCACCAGTTCCCTCTGCTGACCCAGCCCCCAGGCACTCTGGAGGAAGGGGTGCTGTGGGAATAGACAGGGTACTATGTAGGGAGCATGGGTCACAGTGGAACAGACCACAAGGCAGGCATCTGACCCCTCTGGGGGAAACAGGTGAACAGGGAAGACATTCCTGGCAAGAGGGACGGCAAGGGTAAAATCTGGGCACAGATAGTGCTCTGGCCAAGGACAGTGGAATGGCACCAGGCCTAGGTCCCACAGGCATCGAGGGCCAGGCGTGGTGCTGGAGCCACCAGGTCCAAAGCAGGGAAGTCTCTGGTCTGCCCAGGCCCTTGCCAAGGCCTATTGGAGTGAGTGAGTCTGGGGGCTTCTCTTGGCAAGCCCTTGCCTTGCCTGCTTTAGGGCCCAGGGAAGTTAGGCATGGAACAGCCCGTCCAGGCCCTTCCCATGTGCTCCTAGGCCCGGACATACATCCAGTCCCTGCCCCCCATGCCCCAGAAGGACCTCAGGAGCATCTTCCACGGAGCCAACCCCCTGGGTGAGgatgggccctgggctgggctgggtgccaCATCAACCCCGGATGTGGAGGTGACCACAGCCCACCCCCCCACTACTCTGCAGCTGTGGACCTCCTGGGAAGGATGCTGGTGCTAGACAGTGACCAGAGGGTCAGTGCGGCCGAGGCCCTGGCCCATGCCTACTTCAGCCAGTACCACGACCCCGAGGATGAACCTGAGGCTGAGCCCTACGATGAAAGCGTCGAGGCCAAGGAGCGCACAGTGGAGGAGTGGAAGGGTGGGCCCGAGGGCTGCGCTCCCCCAGAGGCTGGGCACTGCCTGTTCCTTCAGGAAGTGCTCCAGCTCCTCCTGACTGTGGTCTGGGCGGGTGACAACATGACCCCACTCACTCCAGGGTTGAGGACAGCACAGGGCAGGCCTAGGAAGGAGCCCACGGGCAGAGGCTACCCTCAGAGGGTGGTGGGCCTGGGCTGATGGCTGCCTGAGCttaccctttcccctccccccgcAGAGCTCACCTACCAGGAGGTCCTCAGCTTCAAGCCCCCAGAACCACCGCAGCCTCTGGGCAGCCTGGAAGTTGAGCAGTGAGGAGATGCTGCTCACCCACTACACTCCCAACTCCAAGAGGGGCCTGAGCCTGCCTGCCCACCTTCCTCAGCTGCCTGGTTCTCACAAGGGGTGCCTCCCAACACCTCTGCGGCCAGCAGCGCTGACCCCTCTCCCGGGATCCCCCTGTCTCCACACCCACTCATTATGGGGAGTCTGCACGCTTGTGAACACCTGCATGTGTGTGAGCCACGGATGTAGGAGTCTGGGCAGAGCATCCTGGATCCCTTGGTTCTGCTACCCCTCCCAGCATCCTGGGTCTCCTTTGGGACCTCACTCTGGTGGACCTGGGTGCCATGAGAGCTCCCCCTGGGACTATGTCAGTTTCCAGAGCTCCTCAGTCCCAGAGGGCTGCCTCTGGCGGGTGGTGCATTGGGGCCAGAGCCTTCTGGAGAAAAAGGGAGGGGTCTTGGTGGTCACAGCTGCTCAGCCTAGAAGTGAGGGGCTCCCCTGGAAAGTGCTGGGACTCAAAGGATCGTCCCTgtgggtggcagggctgggacagcTACCTGGAGTCATGCGTTCACCTGTGCTGCGTGTGACACATGTGCACTCCTGGAATTCATGTGTCAAGGCAGGTGCAGGCATGTGAATCTGTGGGCACCTGAGGGTCAGTGCCATGATGGGCAGGAGGCCAAAGTTGGGGTGGCTGTACTATTGCCTCTTCTCCCCCGGTACCTGAAGCGGGCCAGGGTGGAGGGCTCTGCTGAGATTCTGCTGTGCAACTCGCCAGGGGCAACCGTGTGAACAAAGCCCCCTTTCTCCTTGGGTGTGGGAGCAGCGGCAGGTTTCTAAGACATGAAGGTCCCATGCCAGCCAGAGGGCTGGCAGGCATAGGGGGGTCCAGCCCTGAGGACGCACACACCCACGTGGACTTGGATCCTGGCCCCTGTCCTCAAGCTGATGAAGAAGTCTCTGCCCACCCTACCTCTGCCCACCCTCTGGCCCTACGGCCGAGAGCTGGGTGCTCTGGTTTGTGGTTTGGCTCttgtcctccctccttccagagTGGAGCTGACCTTGCCAGCTTTGGGACAGGACCCTCTTTGAGATGTGTTGGGGGTGTGGGTCCTCCCTCTAGGGGCTTCTCTGTCAGGTAGCTGAGGTGGTGACCTCTCACCTCGCAGGACCAGGGAGGTCTGATAAGTGCCTGCACCAGGGTTTTGCAATAAAGGGGGTTTCCTCTCACTCAGCTTGTGTCTCAGGCTCCAGGTCCTGCTGCCCCGCTCCCCCCACTGCCTGGAAGGGTGGCTGTGTCCCTCGGGTCCCCGGTCTGACAGCCAGCCATCTTCAGtatgctccctgctccctgagaGCCACTTGGATCCAAGGTGGACAGAGTGTGATGTCACCCCAACAAGCAACCCCACTGCCCTGTTGGGGGTCATTGGGCGGGCTCTGGTCTAGATCTacacctgccccctcctctcagTGGTCAGGGAGGACATGGAAGTCTAGGAGCAAAGGACTGCCCTTCCCCAGGGTCAGGGATGGTGAGGggagatttccttttcttcctggttAAGGGGAAGAGGGCTGCTTCAGCCCTTGGGACACACACTGAGCTGCCAGCCCCTAGTGCTCACTGCAGCTCAGGCCGAGAGGGCCTGGGCCCCAAAGGGGATCAGGCAGGGCATCCCCAGGATAGTGGTGTTTGGCTGTCCTTGCCCTAGGCCTTTGAGGGGTGGAGATCACCTGGAAGTCGGCCCTCCAGACACTAGGGCAGCGTGAGTACTGGGCCTCAGGTCCTGGAGAACcccaggagcccaggctgggcCAAGTCCTGCCAGGGGTGGGTCGGGGGTGGGCACACAACTGGGACATGCCCTACCTAGTCCAGTCTGACACGGAACCCAAACCCTTCTGGACCCCGGGGTCCCACCACAGGGAGTCAGGAGCCAGCTgggggcctcctggaggaggcaggtggagtGCCACAAgcagcccagggcaggaagggcgTGAGGACAGGCAGCTGTGGCTCAGTGACCCCAGGCCGCCCCCCCTGGCCAGCCTGCAGGTCCTGAGCACATGGGTGGCTGTGGCGGCCCTGGTGTAAAGCAGCTCTGGCCCGGCCGCTGCTGAGCTGCCGACTCACGGCTGGCAGGCTGGGCTTAGAGGGCGGGGCAGGGGCGCTGGGGGTCTTGTTACCCGCCCCCTCCCCGACCTGgtccctgggctgggggaggacaCGGTGCGGGGGGAGCTGGGGGCTCTGTCCTCCAGGAGTGTCTGGTCCGGGATGGGACCAGACCTGTGAAAGGATGATGCCCCCACCTAGGGGCAagggggggggcagggagagccCCAGTAAGGTCCCCCCCTTCACTCCTGGGGTCAGGCACACCCTGAAGAGAGTGGAGTGGCTCTGGCCGGGCTTTGAGGAACAAACCAGAGggcccaggcagggcaggggtgggacaAGCGAGGGTCTTGCAAGCGTCTGAAGCAGGCTCCGCAGGCAGAAGGGGTGTGGTGAGGAGGGATCCACGGGGGCCCAAGGGGGACCTCCAGGACCCGCCCTCTTTGCTCCGGCCTGGGAGGCCACCTGATTTTGGGAGACAGAATTAACCTCTTTGTCTGGAAAGGAGGATGCGGCAAGACAGGTGCTGGGGAACGCACACTGAGGGGTGGACCGGTTAGCTCCAGCGTCAGGGGCATCCTGGGGGTTGGGGCGCTCAGCTCAGGTGCCTCAGGGGTGGGGGTTTGCCGCGGGGTGGAAGTTGTCGGGGCGGGTGGACAGCGACTTGGGGCTAGGGGTGGAAGTCGACAGGCTCAGGCGGCCCAGGATGAGCCAGCGCCCTGGGGGCATGGTTGCAAGGAGGAGACTCGAGCCCCACGGGGCCCCGTTCAGACACCCAACCTCGGCTCCGTCGGGGGAGTTCATCCCGAGTGCGGAGACGGGCGGGGGTGCGTCCGGGTCTAGTCTGGGACTGAGCTTCGGGCGcagctcccttccccactccgtcccctcccccctttctccGGCCTCCCCGGTGGCGGCCGCCTCGGGTTTCCGGAGGGACCAGAGGGCGGGCGGGGGCGTCACGTGCGCGCTGCCCGGGGGCCGGTTGGTCCGCCGGTAGGGGAGGGGCCCAGCACTACGCGGGCCGGGACTGGGGTAGGGCTGGGGTCTGCGGCTTCGGAGAGCCCGGAGGCGAGAGCCGGGAGCGGGGGCGCCCCGGCGGCGGGCGGCGCGGAGCTGGCTCTGCCCGAGCAGCGGCCCGGGGCGCGCGCCAGGGAGTTCGGCGGATCTTAGGTCCCGGGTCCTCGAGGCGTGGGGTCTGCGGCGGGGGCGGTGCCGGGCCAACCATGAGCTCTCAGCCGCCCCCCCGCCGCGGCTTTTACCGCCAGGAGGTGACCAAGACCGCCTGGGAGGTGCGCGCCGTGTACCAGGACCTGCAGCCCGTCGGTTCGGGCGCCTATGGCGCCGTATGGTGAGCGCAGGCCGGGCTGGGTGGCCGGGCGAGGTGGCCCAGTCCTCCCGCTAAGCGGTGCGCCCCGCAGCTCGGCGGTGGACAGCCGCACAGGCGTCAAGGTGGCCATCAAGAAGCTCTACCGGCCCTTCCAGTCCGAGCTGTTCGCCAAGCGCGCTTACCGCGAGCTGCGTCTGCTCAAGCACATGCGCCACGAGAATGTGAGTCGCGTGGGCCCTCGGCTTCGGGACACCGCGCCCATCGCTCTGCTTATCGCCCTTCTCCCCAAAAGGCCTGCCCTAGGAGACCTGGCCCCCCCTACCCAGACCCTAGAATGCGCCCCTGTGTGATGGGGGCAGAGGTGAGCGGTCAGGGCTGTGTCCCCCGTGAACAGGGTTGGGGGGTGTCAGAGTAGGGAGGAAGAGCCCCCGCTCTTCCTGAGAGAGAAGCTTCCCCAGGGGCTAGTCCTCTCTTAGGCCAGTCCCTGCGGAGGACTTAGTTCTCTGGCTTCTTCCTGGGGCCACATCTGGCTCCTCAGCCCAGGTCCTGGTCAGAGGATGGCCACTTGCCCAGACGGAGGGGATCTTCCAGGTCCCACTCCAAACCCTGAGGTGAGAGGACCTCGGGTGGGAGGAGTGAGTTTCCTGGAAGGGGCACTGAGCCTCGGCCCTCTTTCTGGGCATCCCCCTGCAGGCCCACCTGGTCCCCCTTCTCCAGCCCTTCCAGCCCCACTCCTGACCCTACTCTGCCCCTCTACCTCCTGAACCCCAGCCCTAGGAGCTGGGGGCTCCTGGGAACACTGAGGGAGGCATGGACTGGGTGTCTGCATCTCAGCTCGGCAGCCTCAGAGCCTTGGAGTCTCTGGCAGTGGAGGGATTTAGGGCGCTGGAGGGCACTGGGCACAGTAGGCAGCACACAGACCCTCCACATCCACAGGGTGGGTTTCACAGACTGGGGGAGGAGCGGGTCTGGCTCCCACCAGGGAAAGGCCTTGTGTTGTTTCCAGACCTGCTCACAGGACACGACACGGAACTGCCCACTGGCCTCTCTGGGGGACGTGGCTGCCGGAAAGGGCCCTTTTCTCTGCTAGGGGAGTTTCCTTCGTTCCTCCATGTAGGTCCTCCTGTGGCCCTGAACTCTCCCCCTCCCACATGAGCCACTCTCACCCAGCCTGAGGGCTGTTCATCGGGGCACCCAGACCATGGCCGATTGTGCTCCCAACAGATGCCCTGGCACCTCCTGGGTAATCAGAGCCACTGGTCTCCCCCTGGGAGAATGAGTCCTCATGTCCCCTATGAAGCTTGTTCCCTCAGCCCCTGTCCAGTGTCCACCCTCTTACCACCTCTGATGGGTCCTTCATTCTCTCTGATTTTTCCAACCTTGACCTTTCCCAGGTGAAATCCATTCGTGGTGTCATGGTGGACgccagcccagcctgggcctTGCTACCTCCGGGTCACACCTGGTCACACTCAGGACTTGTCCCTGTGAGGGTAGACTCCTCTACCAGAGGCTTCATACGGCTTCtctgccaccccaccccagtccagCAAGGTCACTAGTTCTTCTGTTCAGTCGCCTCCCATCCCTGACCTgcctcagccccctcctctgggAGCTTACTCCCCAACCTGTGCTGGGGCCGTCCCCACTGTGCCG
Proteins encoded:
- the MAPK11 gene encoding mitogen-activated protein kinase 11; protein product: MSGPRAGFYRQELNKTVWEVPQRLQGLRPVGSGAYGSVCSAYDTQLRQRVAVKKLARPFQSLIHARRTYRELRLLKHLKHENVIGLLDVFTPATSIKDFSEVYLVTTLMGADLNNIVKCQALSDEHVQFLVYQLLRGLKYIHSAGIIHRDLKPSNVAVNEDCELRILDFGLARQADEEMTGYVATRWYRAPEIMLNWMHYNQTVDIWSVGCIMAELLQGKALFPGNDYIDQLKRIMEVVGTPSPEVLAKISSEHARTYIQSLPPMPQKDLRSIFHGANPLAVDLLGRMLVLDSDQRVSAAEALAHAYFSQYHDPEDEPEAEPYDESVEAKERTVEEWKELTYQEVLSFKPPEPPQPLGSLEVEQ